The stretch of DNA ACTATACTTAATTCCAGTAATAGAGGACCCCACTCCCTTGATGAACCCAtgttatttttacacatttattCAAGTCTCGATTATACATTGTCACCATTGGGAGATGACCTACTATGGAACTGCCGGCTCATTGTTTCCAAGAACTTGGATAATACCCCTGCCCTGCTAGGTAGTTGAGGCGTGGTGCTTCAGCTGTTAATTATCGTGCCTTAGATCAGCTTTTTTCTActtgtgtttgtttattgttaTTTGTTGTTGATTGTTTAGGCACGTTTGTCCATggagctgcagagagacagccatGTGAAGCAGCAGAGGCTGATTGAGGAGCGCTGGAAGAGAGCCAGACGAGAGGCCAAGCCCCGGGACAAGCTTCACAGCCAGTCCTCCACAGACCACCCACAGGTCAAGGGCCAACTCCAAGCCCAGGCTCAGCCCGGCCtgcctggcctctctccccctggtccgGGTCAGCGCCCGGAGAGGGAGTACGACACCTGGCTGTACCTGCTCCAGAACCGGGGCTCCCCTCCGCCCCTCGCCCCCTGCCAGGGCTCCAAAGCCACCAAGGACGATAAGACGCgtctggaggagcagcagaCCACCATCGCCAACCTGCGGCGCCTGGTGGACCACCTGGTAGGGGAGAATGAGAAGCTGACGCAGGAGAGCGAGAGGCTGCGCGGCGAGAACACCCGGCTGAGGCGCGACGCCGACGGGGCCGACACAGACTTTGTGGAACGCTCGGAGCTGTGGATGCTgccgggggcaggagggggtcagGACAGGAAGGCCAAAGAAATTGCCATCCCCCAGCTCCCGCCTCTGGAGATGCCTGCTCAGGACATCGCTCTGGAGGACCTGCCCGCCCTGGA from Osmerus eperlanus chromosome 12, fOsmEpe2.1, whole genome shotgun sequence encodes:
- the nrbf2b gene encoding nuclear receptor-binding factor 2b; this encodes MEVADSPLNLAHQQCRKADRLLAAGKYEEAISCHGKAADMLRDAMMLTECEQARLSMELQRDSHVKQQRLIEERWKRARREAKPRDKLHSQSSTDHPQVKGQLQAQAQPGLPGLSPPGPGQRPEREYDTWLYLLQNRGSPPPLAPCQGSKATKDDKTRLEEQQTTIANLRRLVDHLVGENEKLTQESERLRGENTRLRRDADGADTDFVERSELWMLPGAGGGQDRKAKEIAIPQLPPLEMPAQDIALEDLPALELPEDIQRELRELMERDKL